A genomic region of Zea mays cultivar B73 chromosome 6, Zm-B73-REFERENCE-NAM-5.0, whole genome shotgun sequence contains the following coding sequences:
- the LOC103629018 gene encoding protein CHUP1, chloroplastic-like isoform X1: MKEEIMFDNQTKPCRSRVDSKSNSSSLKPKFGSSWGSQIVKGFTTDKKTKKTAANASKKPPLPSVENVNQANQQIPYHSRVKRSLIGDFPCSPAGAQVHPHVFDCHNIRSPASHDLFLELDHLREQLRESKERELTLQSELRQCRENPKVSELEKELDSMRDEVDRLARLKISLEAEKTSISEQLSALSSMEEHHEENVRLDSHGNRILTVDGDNAPSENLEFEVVELRRLNKELQFQKRNLAIKLSSAESKLAGLEKNEESDIVAKVQAEASLLRHTNANLSKQVEGLQMSRLTEVEELAYLRWINSCLRHELCNSDQAARATTDIDYNGGMAFNEDDNSEGDAKTSEDSSDIKFSIAERIKQWSQNDKSCQASKKESLLDRAWIEAAEARSPTRRHSLGGPKGCAQDFNIIKRRQSDTFISLPDATDESFAFNKDPAIREKRDLLVDKYDFGRSESSRFVLSKPEVCKSQCLDVEKRALRIPNPPPRPSVSVSNSGPSNGSTVNPPRPPPPPPPPKFSSKSTGVMKRAPQVAELYHSLMRRDSKKDTSGGGICEAANSANVRSSMIGEIENRSSHLQAIKADVETQGEFVKSLIKEVTSAAYKDIEDVVAFVKWLDDELGFLVDERAVLKHFDWPERKADTLREAAFGYQDLKKLESEVSNYKDDPRLPCEIALKKMVALSEKTERGVYSLLRTRDAMMRQCKEFNIPTDWMLDNNLISKIKFASVKLAKMYMKRVAMELQYMGPLNKDPALEYMLLQAVRFAFRMHQFAGGFDPETMDAFEELRNLVHVRNSTQ, from the exons ATGAAAGAGGAAATCATGTTTGACAACCAAACAAAGCCATGCAGATCGAGGGTTGACTCCAAAAGCAATTCAAGTTCTCTGAAACCTAAGTTTGGATCATCATGGGGTTCCCAAATTGTCAAAGGGTTTACAACAGACAAGAAAACCAAGAAGACAGCAGCAAATGCAAGCAAAAAACCACCTCTTCCAAGTGTCGAAAATGTTAATCAGGCCAACCAACAGATTCCGTATCACTCTAGGGTGAAAAGATCCCTTATTGGGGATTTCCCTTGTTCACCTGCTGGTGCTCAAGTCCACCCCCATGTCTTTGATTGCCACAATATTAGGTCCCCTGCATCCCATGATCTTTTTCTTGAGCTGGATCATCTCAGAGAGCAGCTTCGTGAGTCGAAAGAAAGGGAATTGACATTACAGTCAGAGTTGAGACAGTGCAGAGAAAACCCAAAAGTTTCAGAACTTGAGAAGGAGCTTGATTCTATGAGGGATGAAGTTGACAGGCTTGCACGACTGAAAATTTCATTAGAAGCTGAGAAAACAAGCATATCTGAACAGTTATCAGCTCTATCTTCTATGGAAGAACATCATGAAGAAAATGTAAGATTAGATAGCCACGGCAATCGGATACTTACTGTAGATGGGGACAATGcaccttcagaaaacttggagttTGAAGTTGTTGAACTACGCCGGTTAAACAAAGAGCTACAGTTTCAGAAACGAAATCTTGCAATTAAACTCTCTTCAGCTGAATCCAAATTGGCTGGCCTTGAGAAGAATGAAGAG AGTGATATTGTTGccaaagttcaagctgaggcATCGTTGTTGAGGCATACAAATGCAAACCTCAGCAAGCAAGTTGAGGGATTGCAAATGAGCCGACTAACAGAGGTTGAGGAGCTTGCTTATCTACGGTGGATCAATTCTTGTCTACGCCATGAGCTTTGTAACTCAGATCAAGCAGCTAGAGCAACGACGGATATAGATTACAATGGTGGCATGGCTTTTAATGAGGATGATAATAGCGAAGGTGATGCAAAAACTTCCGAGGACAGTTCTGATATAAAATTCAGCATTGCAGAACGCATCAAGCAGTGGTCCCAGAATGATAAGAGCTGCCAAGCATCGAAAAAGGAATCCCTTCTTGATAGGGCATGGATTGAAGCTGCAGAAGCACGAAGCCCGACACGTAGGCACTCACTCGGTGGACCAAAGGGATGTGCACAAGACTTCAACATCATTAAAAGAAGGCAATCCGATACCTTTATCAGCCTCCCGGATGCGACAGATGAGTCATTTGCCTTTAATAAGGATCCTGCAATCAGGGAGAAGCGTGATCTTCTTGTAGACAAGTATGATTTTGGTCGATCTGAAAGTTCAAGATTTGTTCTCAGCAAGCCAGAAGTATGCAAATCACAGTGTCTGGATGTTGAAAAGCGTGCGTTGCGCATCCCTAATCCTCCACCAAGACCTTCTGTTTCTGTGTCAAATTCTGGTCCATCAAATGGATCGACTGTAAATCCACCGcgaccaccgccgccgccgccgcctccaaaGTTTTCCTCAAAAAGTACTGGGGTCATGAAGAGGGCACCTCAGGTTGCAGAGCTCTACCATTCACTTATGAGAAGGGACTCCAAAAAGGATACTTCCGGTGGCGGAATCTGTGAAGCAGCTAATTCTGCGAATGTGCGGAGTAGCATGATTGGTGAAATCGAGAACCGGTCTTCCCATTTGCAAGCT ATCAAGGCAGATGTTGAGACTCAAGGTGAATTTGTGAAATCATTAATCAAGGAGGTGACTAGTGCAGCCTACAAAGATATCGAAGATGTGGTTGCATTTGTGAAGTGGTTAGATGATGAACTTGGCTTCCTA GTGGATGAGAGAGCAGTGTTGAAGCATTTTGATTGGCCTGAGAGAAAGGCGGACACTCTACGAGAGGCAGCTTTTGGCTACCAGGACCTGAAGAAGCTGGAGTCGGAAGTTTCAAACTACAAAGATGATCCACGCCTGCCCTGTGAAATCGCACTGAAGAAAATGGTTGCATTATCTGAAAA GACCGAGAGAGGTGTCTACAGCCTTCTAAGGACAAGAGATGCTATGATGAGGCAGTGCAAGGAGTTCAATATCCCTACAGACTGGATGCTTGATAACAATCTTATTAGCAAG ATAAAGTTTGCTTCTGTGAAATTAGCGAAGATGTACATGAAAAGGGTTGCAATGGAGCTTCAGTACATGGGTCCTCTGAACAAGGATCCAGCTCTGGAGTACATGCTGCTTCAGGCTGTGAGATTTGCCTTCAGGATGCATCAG TTTGCTGGAGGTTTCGATCCGGAGACCATGGATGCATTCGAGGAGCTGAGGAACCTCGTTCACGTCAGAAACAGCACCCAGTAG